A stretch of Schistocerca nitens isolate TAMUIC-IGC-003100 chromosome 6, iqSchNite1.1, whole genome shotgun sequence DNA encodes these proteins:
- the LOC126263725 gene encoding allergen Tha p 1-like, producing MHKCTIALLLACLVAAAAAYTTKYDNIDLDDILRNDRLLKKYHECLLSDSHASCTPDGKELKAAIPDALTDDCAKCNEKQKAGAEKVIKFLIKEKPDLWTPLENKYDPTGTYRQKYAEELKRVSA from the exons ATGCACAAGTGCACTATCGCCCTGTTGTTGGCGTGCCTGGTGGCAGCTGCCGCCGCGTACACCACCAAGTACGACAACATCGACCTAGACGACATCCTGCGTAACGACCGCCTACTGAAGAAGTACCACGAGTGTCTCCTCTCAGACAGCCATGCATCCTGCACCCCTGACGGGAAGGAGCTTAAGG CTGCCATTCCTGATGCACTGACGGACGACTGTGCCAAGTGCAATGAGAAGCAGAAGGCTGGAGCCGAGAAGGTGATCAAGTTCCTTATCAAGGAGAAGCCCGACCTGTGGACACCGCTGGAGAACAAGTACGACCCCACCGGCACGTACAGGCAGAAGTACGCTGAGGAATTGAAGAGGGTCTCCGCCTAA